A stretch of Camelina sativa cultivar DH55 chromosome 18, Cs, whole genome shotgun sequence DNA encodes these proteins:
- the LOC104760591 gene encoding disease resistance protein TAO1-like, which yields MISKMYMRVGFPSRVEALQIFSQSAFRQDSPADGYVELSNEVAKLTRLPLGLSVLGSSLRGKSKTKWIRALPSLKATLHVDIERILRIGYDSLGDNDDLKVIFLHIACVFNGGKKKRVTQLLGNSDLDIESGLDVLVERALISISSDKRITMHNLLQQMGRQIVRRQSTHEPGKRQFLVDAKTINDVLADNTGTRTVLGISFNMSEIEELFLGKGAFVGMYNLQILRFYKQWSDKARLHLDEGLDCLSLPPRLRLLHWEMKCMQTQLSANFLVEINMRESKLEKLWQGDPMLKCLKKINLCASVNLKELPDLSKATNLERIELTRCRSLAALPSSFGKLQKLNYLHLGECINLESFPANLALMSLSFLNICECSKLKDFPEISSKIVCLSASFTTIREVPLSVQHWNRLKRLTMICCETVTTFPLLPATVSKLYLDYSRITEIPSWIKNLYGLKILSMTYCEQLQDISPNICKLIRLQKLNFTGCINVRKFPVEIFQSFNFKHELLLRLDNVQAKSLPANIPEKIHSFPLKLYMSENDFKSIPHSIKHLSHLHSLHLHDCVELVSLPELPDSLSELHAENCRSLESISQPCNSYHNPKLILKFNNCVKLIREARKLLIEEWACGYAILPGGEVPEYFSHQARGSSLTIHLDHMHLSGSMKFKACVVLPARDWPNDVPASCIQISCHLRGNHSTSVYKWPYIDVSYTFEKDHLFILNSYFTLEQDNIPEDKLRFDFGGLPCKILRCGVQFLEACPCKYDYVAHPKYDYVAHPILSSLPLEDSVVDMDYEDNKDVGETALQTRRSTKRKRPSSSEEPEKINKKLCVSIRKAAKKLEKSIQRQEKNKKTERLNKKLSRHLMGYCGSLSEVSHDPVTPSGH from the exons ATGATATCCAAGATGTATATGAGAGTGGGGTTTCCATCAAGAGTTGAAGCTCTACAAATATTTTCTCAATCGGCATTCAGACAAGATTCCCCAGCAGATGGATATGTGGAGCTTTCAAATGAAGTTGCAAAGCTCACTCGTCTTCCGTTAGGTCTATCTGTTTTAGGTTCATCATTGCGTGGCAAAAGCAAAACGAAGTGGATTCGTGCACTACCTAGTCTCAAGGCCACTCTTCATGTAGACATTGAAAGGATATTAAGAATTGGTTATGATAGCTTAGGTGATAATGATGATCTCAAAGTTATATTTCTCCATATTGCATGCGTATTCaatggtggaaaaaaaaaacgtgtgaCCCAGCTCCTTGGAAATAGTGATCTTGACATTGAGAGTGGACTTGACGTCCTAGTCGAAAGGGCTCTCATATCTATCTCGAGTGACAAACGTATCACGATGCACAATTTGTTACAACAGATGGGGCGACAAATCGTTCGTAGACAATCAACCCATGAACCTGGGAAACGTCAATTTCTAGTGGATGCAAAAACGATCAATGATGTTCTTGCTGATAATACC GGCACAAGAACTGTTTTAGGCATATCGTTCAACATGTCTGAAATCGAGGAGTTGTTCCTAGGTAAGGGAGCTTTCGTTGGAATGTATAATCtccaaattttaagattttacaAACAATGGTCTGATAAGGCCAGACTGCATTTAGATGAAGGTTTGGACTGTTTGTCTTTACCTCCTAGACTCAGATTACTCCATTGGGAAATGAAATGTATGCAAACTCAACTCTCTGCGAACTTTCTTGTTGAAATCAATATGCGAGAGAGCAAATTGGAGAAGCTCTGGCAAGGAGACCCT ATGCTCAAATgtctcaagaaaataaatttgtgtgcCTCCGTCAACCTGAAAGAACTTCCTGATCTTTCGAAAGCAACAAATTTGGAGAGAATAGAGTTGACTCGTTGCCGCAGTTTGGCCGCACTTCCTTCCTCTTTTGGAAAACTTCAAAAGCTGAATTACTTACACCTTGGGGAATGCATAAATCTGGAGTCTTTTCCTGCAAACCTCGCATTAATGTCTCTAAGCTTCCTCAATATTTGCGAGTGCTCGAAACTGAAAGATTTTCCAGAGATTTCTAGTAAAATTGTATGTCTAAGTGCGTCATTCACAACAATAAGAGAAGTGCCTCTCTCAGTTCAACATTGGAATCGTCTGAAGAGATTAACAATGATATGTTGTGAAACAGTTACAACATTCCCTCTTCTTCCAGCTACCGTATCGAAGTTGTATTTGGACTATTCAAGGATAACTGAGATTCCTAGCTGGATCAAGAATCTCTATGGGCTCAAGATATTGTCAATGACATACTGTGAGCAGCTGCAAGACATCTCGCCAAACATTTGTAAGTTAATACGTCTCCAGAAGCTTAATTTTACAGGATGCATTAATGTGAGGAAATTTCCTGTAGAAATCTTCCAGAGCTTTAACTTTAAGCATGAGCTGTTGTTGAGGTTGGACAATGTTCAAGCTAAGAGTCTGCCGGCAAATATACCTGAAAAGATCCATAGCTTCCCCTTGAAATTGTATATGAGTGAAAATGATTTCAAGAGTATTCCACATTCCATCAAACATCTCTCACATCTGCACTCCCTTCACCTTCACGACTGTGTGGAACTTGTCTCACTGCCAGAGCTTCCAGACTCCCTGTCAGAACTGCATGCAGAAAACTGTAGGTCACTGGAAAGCATATCTCAGCCATGTAACTCATATCACAACCCCAAGCTCATTCTCAAGTTCAATAACTGCGTGAAACTGATACGAGAAGCTCGTAAACTACTCATTGAAGAATGGGCTTGTGGCTATGCAATCTTACCAGGTGGTGAAGTTCCTGAATACTTTAGTCACCAAGCTAGAGGAAGTTCACTGACTATCCATTTAGATCACATGCATCTCTCCGGATCCATGAAATTCAAAGCTTGCGTTGTACTTCCTGCGAGAGATTGGCCAAATGATGTCCCTGCTAGCTGTATCCAAATATCTTGTCACCTCAGAGGCAACCACTCTACATCTGTGTATAAATGGCCATACATAGATGTGTCATATACTTTTGAGAAGGATCACTTGTTTATTCTCAACTCGTATTTCACGCTAGAGCAAGACAACATTCCAGAAGACAAGTTGCGGTTTGATTTCGGGGGCCTTCCTTGCAAGATATTACGATGTGGTGTGCAATTCCTAGAGGCATGTCCCTGCAAATATGACTATGTAGCTCACCCCAAATATGACTACGTAGCTCACCCCATCTTATCGTCTCTGCCTCTTGAGGATAGCGTTGTAGATATGGACTATGAAGACAACAAAGATGTTGGGGAAACCGCTTTACAAACAAGGAGAAGCACAAAAAGAAAGCGGCCAAGTTCTTCAGAAGAACCAgagaagataaacaagaaactGTGTGTATCTATTAGGAAGGCAGCAAAGAAGCTGGAGAAATCTATTCAGaggcaagaaaaaaacaagaaaacagagagattaaACAAGAAATTGTCTCGGCATTTGATGGGTTATTGCGGCTCGTTGTCAGAAGTTTCTCATGATCCAGTCACTCCATCGGGTCATTAA
- the LOC109124627 gene encoding rRNA-processing protein efg1-like, whose amino-acid sequence MAHGGYAKRRVSEPKQSAGSSRRSKVLRVEKKPKNVSIKNQMRSVERFLRKDLPPEVKESLVEKLEDLKKQQDAHARLAVERKVFLRNRKIKFFERRKIERTIRRLEKLQRTSSAHVGDADIAEQLTKLKEDLEYVRFFPKNEKYVSLFTGGEDSEVVEKRGKLRKQIKANKIVAAASGKELEETGSEDDGLLDLSDDDFFDKGSSSDEADADDELTDKSAKEAASSASGRATSGMSSDERNQKQNSARALMPPPQARFESNSRRNSYVQRNEMPSSSRNTSNRRSESSYNTDRAAAASSYSSQSSNLSSNSDAHKPKRKRRPKKKKHQ is encoded by the exons ATGGCGCATGGAGGTTATGCCAAGAGAAGGGTATCGGAACCGAAACAGTCAGCAGGAAGCAGTCGAAGGTCGAAAGTATTGCGTGTAGAGAAGAAACCTAAAAATGTCTCAATCAAGAATCAGATGCGTTCCGTTGAACGCTTTCTTCGTAAA GATTTGCCTCCTGAAGTAAAAGAGTCTCTAGTAGAGAAGTTGGAAGATTTGAAGAAGCAGCAAGACGCTCATGCCCGTCTTGCTGTTGAACGTAAAGTATTCCTCAGGAACAGAAAGATTAAGTTCTTTG AGCGGAGGAAGATCGAGAGGACCATTAGACGTCTTGAGAAGCTACAACGTACTTCATCTGCTCATGTGGGAGACGCAGATATAGCTGAGCAACTTACTAAACTCAAAGAAGATCTTGAATATGTTAGG TTCTTCCCCAAGAATGAGAAGTATGTATCTCTTTTTACTGGCGGTGAGGATTCAGAAGTAGTTGAGAAGAGAGGTAAACTGAGGAAGCAGATCAAAGCCAATAAAATTGTTGCTGCTGCTAGTGGGAAAGAGTTAGAAG AGACGGGCAGTGAAGATGATGGTCTTCTGGACcttagtgatgatgatttctttGATAAAGGGAGTTCAAGCGATGAAGCAGATGCAGATGATGAATTGACTGATAAAAGCGCAAA GGAGGCTGCTTCAAGTGCTTCTGGTAGAGCAACTTCTGGCATGTCTAGTGATGAACGTAATCAG AAACAAAACTCTGCTAGGGCTTTAATGCCACCACCACAAGCAAGGTTTGAATCAAATTCTAGGAGGAATTCATATGTACAGAGGAATGAGATGCCATCATCCTCGAGAAACACTTCGAACAGAAGAAGTGAGTCCTCATATAATACTGATAGGGCTGCTGCGGCAAGTTCATATAGCAGTCAGAGTAGCAACTTGAGCTCAAATTCTGATGCTCATAAACCCAAAAGGAAGAGAcggccgaagaagaagaagcatcag TGA
- the LOC104760587 gene encoding auxin-responsive protein IAA4, producing the protein MEKVGDYDELVNLKATELRLGLPGTEETVSCGKSNKRALPDDDTEKEIESTGKTETASPPKAQIVGWPPVRSYRRNSIQTKKNESEGQGNYVKVSMDGAPYLRKIDLTVYKKYPELMKSLENMFKFSVGEYFEREGYKGSDFVPTYEDKDGDWMLVGDVPWEMFVSSCKRLRIMKGSEVKGLGCGV; encoded by the exons ATGGAGAAAGTTGGTGATTATGATGAGCTTGTTAACCTAAAGGCAACAGAGCTGAGATTGGGATTACCAGGAACAGAAGAAACTGTTTCTTGCGGAAAAAGCAACAAAAGAGCATTACCTGATGATGATACTGAGAAAGAGATTGAATCCACTGGAAAAACTGAAACAGCTTCTCCACCAAA GGCTCAGATTGTTGGATGGCCACCAGTTAGATCTTACAGAAGGAACAGTATTCAGACAAAGAAGAATGAATCTGAAGGTCAAGGAAACTATGTGAAAGTAAGTATGGATGGTGCTCCTTATCTGAGGAAGATAGATCTAACGGTGTATAAGAAGTATCCAGAGTTGATGAAATCACTTGAAAACATGTTCAAATTCTCTGTGGGAGAATATTTCGAGAGAGAAGGATACAAAGGCTCAGACTTTGTGCCTACTTATGAAGACAAAGATGGTGATTGGATGCTTGTTGGTGATGTTCCTTGGGA GATGTTTGTCTCGTCTTGTAAGAGGCTAAGGATCATGAAAGGATCAGAAGTTAAAGGTTTAGGTTGTGGTGTTTAA
- the LOC104760588 gene encoding uncharacterized protein LOC104760588 isoform X2 — MRKPTLVAGEKEAMFGLSYGEILLIIGATAAVVGPKDLPILARAGGRLFGRAIGYINLARGHLDGVMKQPQMQEISKEVQDLRAQVDAISHGARFSLFDSSPLTRRVDNQAPQSSPSTNGNVTSVHVEEKQKPADHYTKAQEFSGSSSASVNLHAQATSFARLSETVSGKTHDLSSDSPVLPVSAEMAKLLPQRKDSARGSDLMLEAVLEAEVAHKAKSFFAEAEKETPALKGKFFTDGKGES; from the exons ATGAGAAAACCGACATTAGTCGCCGGAGAGAAGGAAGCAATGTTTGGGCTGTCTTACGGCGAGATTTTACTAATCATCGGCGCCACCGCTGCTGTTGTTG gTCCCAAGGATCTTCCGATTCTTGCTAGAGCAGGAGGAAGATTATTCGGAAGAGCCATTGGTTACATCAATTTGGCTCGTGGTCACTTAGACGGTGTCATGAAACAACCTCAGATGCAAGAG ATATCGAAAGAAGTTCAAGATTTGCGAGCACAAGTAGACGCTATTAGCCATGGAGCTAGATTTTCTCTATTTGATTCTAGTCCTTTGACTCGTAGAGTGGACAACCAAGCTCCACAATCTAGTCCAAGCAccaatg GGAATGTTACATCGGTTCATGTTGAGGAAAAACAGAAGCCTGCAGATCATTATACAAAG GCTCAAGAATTTAGTGGCTCGTCGTCAGCTTCAGTTAACCTTCACGCTCAAGCAACATCATTTGCACGATTATCTGAGACGGTCAGTGGCAAGACGCACGATCTAAGCAGTGATTCACCTGTTCTTCCGGTATCAGCTGAGATGGCAAAGTTGCTTCCTCAACGCAAAG ATAGTGCAAGAGGATCTGATTTAATGCTTGAGGCGGTTCTTGAAGCGGAAGTAGCACACAAGGCTAAAAGCTTTTTTGCAGAAGCAGAAAAAGAAACTCCGGCTTTAAAAG GGAAATTTTTCACTGATGGGAAAGGGGAAAGTTGA
- the LOC104763149 gene encoding disease resistance protein RPS6-like, which produces MASSSSSYDRFPSFRGKDVRRTFLSHLLNEFQHRKIISFVDNGINSKSIHPELVRAIKASRISIVILSKNYASSSWCLNELLEIMERKDSQDQMVMTVFYDVDPSRVRNQIGDFGKGFERSCLGKTHDEKQRWKKALIDVANISGEHSKNWHSEAAMIKKICGDVSNELNSTMSKDFDEFVGIEDHIEKMNLLLSLESNEVKMIGIWGPAGIGKSTIARALYNRLSSSFQSNSML; this is translated from the exons atggcttcttcatcttcatcttacGACAGATTCCCAAGTTTCAGAGGCAAAGACGTCCGACGAACCTTTCTCAGCCACTTGCTCAACGAGTTCCAGCACCGGAAGATCATATCATTCGTGGACAATGGAATCAACAGTAAATCGATTCATCCAGAGCTTGTGCGAGCGATTAAGGCATCGAGAATCTCAATCGTCATTCTATCGAAGAACTACGCTTCTTCGAGCTGGTGCTTAAACGAACTGTTGGAGATCATGGAGCGCAAAGATTCCCAAGACCAGATGGTGATGACAGTTTTTTACGATGTGGATCCGTCTCGTGTACGGAACCAGATCGGAGATTTTGGCAAGGGCTTCGAGAGAAGTTGTTTGGGGAAAACACATGATGAGAAGCAGAGATGGAAGAAAGCTTTGATTGATGTTGCCAACATTTCCGGAGAGCATTCAAAAAACTG GCATAGTGAAGCGgctatgataaaaaaaatttgcggAGATGTTTCTAATGAGTTAAATTCTACGATGTCAAAGGATTTTGATGAATTCGTTGGAATCGAAGATCATATAGAAAAGATGAATTTATTGTTAAGTCTTGAGAGTAATGAAGTGAAGATGATAGGGATTTGGGGTCCAGCAGGCATTGGTAAAAGCACAATTGCTAGAGCGTTGTACAATCGGTTATCCAGCAGCTTTCAG AGCAACTCAATGCTCTAG
- the LOC104760589 gene encoding protein transport protein SEC23-like gives MDFLELEAIEGLRWSWNSWPTTKSDCEFLVVPLSIMYTPLMQFSELPTIPYDPLICSRCGAVLNPYARVDYQSRIWSCPFCFHKNHFPRSYSGITETNLPAELFPTYSAVEYTPPQRKSGSATTTPTAAASWGNQGLRSMSSTSSFSSLASTVGGGGVIGELGPAFVFVVDASMVEDELRAVRSELLLVIEQLPENCLVALITFDSMVRVYDLGFSQCSKVVVFHGERDLSPDQIQQYLGLGYPKQLHHGKMSAIRKQSFLLPLAECEFNLTSAFEEIVPLVNVKPGHRPHRSTGAAISTALGLLEGCSVTTGSRIMVFTSGPATRGPGIIVDSDLSHSIRTHRDIITGRVPYYDRSCGFYKKLAKRLCDTSAVLDVFACSLDQVGAAELRYAVEMSGGFLLLGETFESEQFKKCLRHIFSRDADGNLSMYFDVSLEVVATKDMRICGALGPVVSLRQKNDIVSETEIGEGGTYTWKTSTVTNKTCVSFFFQVSSEQNRKPQPGSAFFIQFITRYRYGNGGMRKRVTTVARRWVVGKSPEVSSGFDQETAASVMARLAINRAEECYARDVIRWLDDGLIRFASRFGDYIQEDPSSFRLTPNFSLYPQFMYYLRRSQFLDVFNNSPDETGFFRLMLNREGVVNSIIMIQPTLLRYSFDGPPVPVLLDIRSVTADVILLFDSYFYVVIHHGSKIAQWRKLEYHKDANHETFRNLLEAPEIDAAQLVIDRIPMPRIVRCDQHGSQARFLLAKLNPSVTQKTDHTGGSDIVLTDDLSLQDFLEDLQSLAVKG, from the exons ATGGATTTCTTAGAACTAGAAGCAATCGAAGGATTGAGATGGTCATGGAACTCATGGCCAACTACAAAATCCGATTGCGAGTTTCTCGTTGTTCCACTAAGTATCATGTACACTCCATTGATGCAGTTCTCTGAGCTTCCCACGATTCCTTATGATCCATTGATCTGTTCTCGATGTGGAGCTGTGTTAAACCCTTACGCTCGCGTTGATTACCAATCTCGAATCTGGTCTTGTCCCTTTTGCTTTCACAAAAACCATTTCCCTCGTTCTTACTCTGGCATCACTGAAACCAATCTCCCGGCGGAGCTTTTTCCGACTTACAGCGCCGTCGAGTACACTCCGCCGCAGCGGAAATCGGGTTCGGCTACCACGACCCCCACGGCTGCTGCGAGTTGGGGTAATCAAGGGCTTAGATCAATGTCTTCGACTTCGTCTTTTTCGTCTCTTGCTTCTACTGTTGGAGGTGGTGGTGTGATTGGTGAGCTTGGGCCtgcgtttgtgtttgttgttgatgCATCTATGGTTGAGGATGAGTTGAGGGCTGTGAGAAGTGAGCTTTTGTTAGTCATTGAACAGTTGCCTGAGAATTGTTTGGTGGCTTTGATTACTTTTGATTCTatggttagggtttatgatttggGTTTCTCTCAATGCtctaaagttgttgtttttcatGGCGAACGTGATCTTTCTCCAGACCAG ATACAACAATATCTCGGACTTGGATATCCAAAGCAGCTTCATCATGGAAAGATGTCAGCGATTCGGAAGCAGAGTTTTTTGCTTCCATTGGCGGAATGTGAGTTTAACTTAACATCTGCTTTTGAAGAAATCGTTCCTTTGGTTAATGTCAAACCAGGTCATCGGCCTCATAGGTCAACTGGTGCTGCGATCTCAACAGCATTGGGACTGCTTGAAGGATGTTCTGTAACCACGGGTTCTCGGATTATGGTTTTCACATCAGGGCCTGCGACAAGAGGCCCTGGGATCATAGTGGACTCTGATCTAAGCCATTCAATCAGAACCCACAGAGATATTATCACTGGTAGAGTGCCTTATTACGACAGATCTTGCGGGTTTTACAAGAAATTAGCAAAGAGGCTATGTGATACCTCTGCTGTTCTCGATGTGTTTGCTTGCTCTCTTGACCAGGTTGGAGCAGCGGAACTGAGATACGCAGTTGAAATGTCTGGTGGATTTCTCTTACTGGGAGAGACATTTGAATCCGAACAATTCAAAAAATGTCTTAGGCATATATTCAGCCGCGATGCAGATGGGAACCTGAGTATGTATTTTGATGTGTCTTTAGAAGTTGTGGCGACTAAGGATATGAGAATCTGTGGTGCTCTCGGTCCGGTTGTGTCGCTAAGACAAAAGAACGATATAGTGAGCGAAACAGAGATTGGTGAAGGTGGAACATATACATGGAAAACGAGCACTGTCACAAATAAGACAtgtgtttccttcttttttcaaGTGAGCAGCGAACAGAATCGAAAACCGCAGCCTGGTTCCGCGTTCTTCATTCAGTTCATTACTCGGTATCGTTATGGAAATGGAGGAATGAGGAAACGGGTTACAACGGTTGCTAGAAGATGGGTTGTTGGAAAATCTCCAGAAGTCTCGTCAGGATTTGATCAAGAAACAGCTGCTTCAGTTATGGCGCGGCTTGCAATTAACAGAGCAGAGGAGTGTTACGCCAGAGACGTTATTAGGTGGTTAGATGACGGTTTAATCCGCTTTGCTTCACGGTTCGGAGATTATATTCAAGAAGATCCATCTTCTTTCAGGTTGACTCCAAACTTCTCGCTTTATCCTCAGTTTATGTACTACCTACGAAGATCACAGTTTCTTGACGTCTTCAACAATTCCCCTGATGAAACCGGATTTTTCCGGTTAATGTTAAACCGGGAAGGAGTGGTAAACTCAATCATCATGATTCAACCAACACTTCTCCGGTATTCATTCGACGGACCGCCGGTTCCAGTCCTCCTCGATATCCGGTCAGTAACAGCAGACGTGATTTTGCTCTTCGATTCATACTTCTACGTCGTTATCCACCATGGATCAAAAATAGCACAATGGAGGAAACTTGAGTATCATAAAGACGCAAACCACGAAACTTTCCGGAACCTTCTTGAAGCACCGGAGATTGATGCAGCTCAGTTAGTGATTGATCGGATTCCAATGCCGAGGATTGTGCGGTGTGACCAGCACGGTAGTCAAGCTCGGTTTCTTCTTGCCAAGCTTAATCCTTCGGTGACTCAGAAAACAGATCATACTGGTGGTTCAGATATTGTTCTTACTGATGATTTGAGTCTTCAAGATTTCCTGGAAGATTTGCAATCTCTGGCAGTGAAAGGCTGA
- the LOC104760588 gene encoding uncharacterized protein LOC104760588 isoform X1, whose translation MRKPTLVAGEKEAMFGLSYGEILLIIGATAAVVGPKDLPILARAGGRLFGRAIGYINLARGHLDGVMKQPQMQEISKEVQDLRAQVDAISHGARFSLFDSSPLTRRVDNQAPQSSPSTNGNVTSVHVEEKQKPADHYTKAQEFSGSSSASVNLHAQATSFARLSETVSGKTHDLSSDSPVLPVSAEMAKLLPQRKDSARGSDLMLEAVLEAEVAHKAKSFFAEAEKETPALKGVAKQPHSSRTRT comes from the exons ATGAGAAAACCGACATTAGTCGCCGGAGAGAAGGAAGCAATGTTTGGGCTGTCTTACGGCGAGATTTTACTAATCATCGGCGCCACCGCTGCTGTTGTTG gTCCCAAGGATCTTCCGATTCTTGCTAGAGCAGGAGGAAGATTATTCGGAAGAGCCATTGGTTACATCAATTTGGCTCGTGGTCACTTAGACGGTGTCATGAAACAACCTCAGATGCAAGAG ATATCGAAAGAAGTTCAAGATTTGCGAGCACAAGTAGACGCTATTAGCCATGGAGCTAGATTTTCTCTATTTGATTCTAGTCCTTTGACTCGTAGAGTGGACAACCAAGCTCCACAATCTAGTCCAAGCAccaatg GGAATGTTACATCGGTTCATGTTGAGGAAAAACAGAAGCCTGCAGATCATTATACAAAG GCTCAAGAATTTAGTGGCTCGTCGTCAGCTTCAGTTAACCTTCACGCTCAAGCAACATCATTTGCACGATTATCTGAGACGGTCAGTGGCAAGACGCACGATCTAAGCAGTGATTCACCTGTTCTTCCGGTATCAGCTGAGATGGCAAAGTTGCTTCCTCAACGCAAAG ATAGTGCAAGAGGATCTGATTTAATGCTTGAGGCGGTTCTTGAAGCGGAAGTAGCACACAAGGCTAAAAGCTTTTTTGCAGAAGCAGAAAAAGAAACTCCGGCTTTAAAAGGTGTGGCTAAACAACCTCATTCGTCTAGAACACGAACTTAA
- the LOC104760586 gene encoding alpha-mannosidase I MNS4-like, with translation MESNSRWLLFPILISLTFSGLVLHHGALAETVKPDEAKQLRDEVRGMFYHAFDGYMNNAFPLDELRPLSCQGEDTLGGYALTLIDSLDTLALLGDRERFTSSVLWIGKNLQFNINKTVSVFETTIRVLGGLLSAHLIASDYATGMRIPSYNNELLFLAEDLTRRMLPAFDTPTGIPFGSVNLMYGVDKHESKITSTAGGGTLSLEFGVLSRLTNDPVFEQVAKNAVRGLWARRSNLDLVGAHINVFTGEWTQKDAGIGTSIDSFYEYLLKAYILFGDEEYLYIFQEAYRSAMQHLHKDPWYVEVNMDSAAIVWPVFNSLQAFWPGLQVLAGDVDPAIRTHTAFFSVWKRYGFTPEGFNLATLSVQYGQKSYPLRPELIESTYWLYKATRDPRYLDAGRDFVASLQYGAKCPCGYCHITDVELHKQEDHMESFFLAETVKYLWLLFDLAVDSDNLVDNGPYKYIFSTEGHLLPLTPQISLAREHCSYLGGYCSSNSTKREQEVLEEESNNDDRSNIYPYHESFPVTGLIKGLCPGLTHAQKYGLSYALPEKTDREDVNQAKPVTTSSSVVLISNTVEKKPQVDEEGYSSQSEPIMIISGGSSRNDQTSQELTLLESETDDRRLYSS, from the exons ATGGAATCAAATTCCAGGTGGCTTTTGTTTCCCATCTTGATCTCTCTCACATTCTCGggtcttgttcttcaccatggAGCTCTCGCCGAAACTGTTAAACCTGATGAAGCTAAACAGCTTAGAGACGAG GTACGTGGGATGTTTTATCATGCTTTTGATGGATATATGAACAATGCTTTTCCACTTGATGAATTGAGGCCGTTATCTTGCCAAGGTGAAGACACTCTTGGAGGCTATGCGTTGACCTTG ATTGATTCGTTGGATACATTAGCTTTACTTGGAGACCGAGAGCGCTTCACTTCTTCTGTTCTATGGATTGGTAAAAATCTTCAGTTTAATATA AACAAAACTGTATCTGTGTTCGAGACAACTATCCGAGTCCTTGGGGGTTTACTTTCTGCTCATCTAATTGCAAGTGATTATGCAACG GGCATGAGAATTCCATCTTACAACAATGAGTTACTGTTCTTGGCTGAGGATTTGACACGGAGAATGCTTCCTGCATTCGATACACCAACTG GAATCCCATTTGGATCAGTGAATTTGATGTACGGTGTTGACAAACATGAAAGCAAG atAACATCAACTGCGGGTGGTGGTACTTTGTCATTAGAGTTCGGCGTGCTTAGTCGTTTAACAAATGATCCTG TTTTCGAACAAGTTGCAAAAAATGCGGTGAGGGGATTATGGGCACGTCGTTCGAATCTCGACTTGGTTGGTGCTCACATCAATGTCTTTACAGGTGAATGGACACAGAAG GATGCGGGTATAGGAACAAGCATTGATTCCTTCTATGAGTATCTCCTCAAG GCTTATATACTATTCGGGGATGAGGAATACTTATACATTTTTCAAGAAGCTTACAGGTCTGCAATGCAGCACCTTCACAAGGATCCCTG GTATGTAGAAGTCAATATGGATTCTGCTGCTATTGTCTGGCCAGTATTCAACAGCCTTCAAGCTTTCTGGCCAGGACTTCAG GTTTTAGCTGGAGACGTTGATCCGGCAATCAGGACTCACACTGCCTTCTTTAGTGTCTGGAAACGATATGGTTTCACCCCTGAGGGTTTTAATCTTGCTACACTTAGTGTCCAG TATGGGCAAAAGAGTTATCCACTAAGGCCGGAATTAATCGAGAGCACATATTGGTTGTACAAAGCTACCAGAGATCCCAG GTATCTTGATGCAGGACGTGACTTTGTGGCTAGTTTGCAATACGGGGCAAAATGTCCTTGCGGTTATTGTCACATCACAGATGTAGAACTTCATAAGCAAGAAGATCACATGGAGAGCTTCTTCCTCGCAGAAACG GTAAAGTACTTATGGTTACTCTTTGACTTAGCTGTTGACTCAGATAACCTCGTCGACAATGGCCCTTACAA GTACATATTTAGCACTGAAGGTCATCTATTACCGCTAACACCGCAAATATCTCTAGCTCGAGAACATTGTTCGTACCTTGGTGGATATTGTTCAAGCAATTCCACAAAACGAGAACAAGAAGTCCTTGAAGAAGAGAGTAATAACGATGATCGCAGTAACATCTATCCTTACCATGAATCTTTTCCAGTTACCGGTTTGATTAAG GGTTTATGTCCAGGACTAACACATGCTCAAAAATACGGTTTGTCTTATGCTCTACCGGAGAAGACAGATCGTGAAGATGTTAATCAAGCTAAACCAGTAACTACAAGCAGTTCGGTTGTGTTGATCTCGAATACAGTGGAAAAGAAACCACAGGTTGATGAAGAAGGATATAGTTCTCAGTCTGAACCAATTATGATTATCTCTGGTGGTAGTAGTCGCAACGACCAAACCAGTCAAGAGCTAACCTTGTTAGAGTCAGAAACTGATGATCGAAGACTATACTCTTCTTAG